From one Peredibacter starrii genomic stretch:
- a CDS encoding MFS transporter, producing MTTDFKKLMTARFFFTLAVQMQAIVLGWRMYELTKDALYLGLIGLVEAVPALSLALFAGYIVDRSRPLVVYRRLTLVSLASGLLMLLSQLPYFHVTIDHQVVLLFCSSFLTGCARAFSQPSMFSLVPKIIPRVLLPKSSAWMSSAMQTARMSGPALGGVFYGFLGVSGTAVIICTFLIITITSLYLFDFNPPANEPEKDKSIKEELLSGAKFVFKHPILFPALTLDMVSVLFGGVTALLPIYAAEVLFVGPEGLGILRAAPAIGSFLMSAWLIRGEIKKNAGRKLFSAVAGFGVCILVFAVSRNYILSLLALVCAGAFDGVSMVVRTSAVQLSSPDHMRGRIAAVNSIFIGSSNEIGEFESGVAAKLLGTVPSAIFGGVMCLASVGIISIFSKKLRNLDLEELEKA from the coding sequence ATGACTACCGACTTTAAAAAACTCATGACCGCTCGTTTCTTCTTCACCCTCGCCGTTCAAATGCAGGCCATTGTGCTCGGTTGGAGGATGTACGAGTTAACAAAGGATGCTCTCTATTTAGGTCTAATTGGTTTAGTCGAAGCTGTTCCCGCCCTAAGTCTCGCCCTCTTTGCAGGTTATATTGTTGATCGCTCTCGTCCATTAGTCGTTTATAGAAGACTTACACTTGTAAGTTTGGCCTCTGGTCTTTTGATGCTTTTGTCCCAGCTTCCCTACTTCCACGTAACAATTGATCATCAAGTGGTTTTGCTTTTCTGCTCATCATTTCTGACAGGTTGTGCTCGGGCATTTTCTCAGCCTTCTATGTTCTCGTTGGTTCCGAAGATCATTCCTAGAGTTTTACTTCCTAAGTCTTCAGCTTGGATGTCATCAGCAATGCAGACAGCTCGGATGTCAGGCCCAGCTTTAGGTGGTGTCTTTTACGGCTTCTTAGGAGTTTCCGGAACTGCCGTTATTATCTGCACTTTTTTAATTATCACCATTACCTCACTCTATTTATTTGATTTCAATCCTCCCGCCAATGAACCGGAGAAAGACAAATCCATTAAAGAAGAACTTCTTTCTGGCGCGAAGTTTGTCTTCAAACATCCTATTTTATTTCCGGCCTTGACTCTGGATATGGTGTCGGTTCTCTTTGGAGGCGTGACGGCACTTCTGCCTATCTATGCGGCCGAAGTCTTATTTGTGGGACCTGAAGGACTGGGAATTTTACGAGCGGCCCCGGCGATTGGTTCATTTCTTATGAGTGCTTGGTTAATTAGAGGAGAAATTAAAAAGAACGCTGGAAGAAAACTTTTTAGTGCGGTTGCAGGATTCGGTGTATGTATTTTAGTTTTTGCCGTCAGCCGAAACTACATTCTTTCACTTCTTGCTCTTGTTTGCGCAGGGGCATTTGATGGAGTAAGCATGGTGGTAAGAACTTCTGCAGTTCAACTATCCTCGCCTGATCATATGCGAGGAAGAATCGCGGCCGTGAATTCCATCTTCATTGGTTCCTCAAACGAAATTGGAGAATTCGAATCAGGTGTCGCGGCAAAGCTTTTAGGCACCGTCCCTTCCGCTATCTTTGGCGGAGTTATGTGCCTGGCCTCAGTTGGAATTATATCCATCTTTTCAAAAAAGCTGCGCAACCTGGATTTAGAAGAATTAGAAAAGGCTTAG
- a CDS encoding class I SAM-dependent methyltransferase, translated as MKYLLLSLLLVACSSKRDPNTLEIPETLNEAVDTGYRTFENRARDQYRHPVETLTFFGIKPEMTVVEVAPGTGWYMEILAPYLSTKGRYIMASPVADKPYFKANEEKINAWKAKHPNVAPKMESAIFSPPSKIVFPADGTADMVLTFRNVHNWMMAKGEDQAFAAFYKVLKPGGILGVVEHRALPNQEDPLAKSGYVREQDVIEMATKAGFRLVATSEINANPKDTKDHPEGVWTLPPTLKLGEKDREKYLSIGESDRMTLKFMKPKK; from the coding sequence ATGAAATATCTATTACTAAGTTTGCTCCTCGTTGCCTGTTCTTCTAAAAGAGATCCCAATACACTTGAAATACCTGAGACTCTAAACGAAGCCGTTGATACCGGTTACCGCACTTTTGAAAATCGCGCTCGCGATCAATACCGCCACCCAGTTGAGACTCTGACATTTTTTGGCATAAAACCTGAAATGACAGTGGTCGAAGTTGCACCAGGCACAGGTTGGTATATGGAGATCCTGGCCCCTTATCTTTCAACGAAAGGTCGATACATAATGGCCTCACCAGTTGCAGATAAGCCGTACTTTAAGGCCAATGAAGAGAAAATCAATGCTTGGAAAGCAAAACATCCAAATGTTGCTCCTAAAATGGAATCAGCTATTTTCTCTCCTCCATCAAAAATCGTTTTTCCTGCAGACGGCACAGCAGATATGGTTCTTACTTTCAGAAATGTTCATAACTGGATGATGGCCAAAGGTGAAGACCAAGCATTCGCTGCTTTTTATAAAGTTTTAAAACCAGGCGGAATCTTGGGAGTGGTTGAACACCGTGCACTTCCGAATCAGGAAGATCCTCTTGCTAAAAGTGGTTATGTCAGAGAGCAGGATGTAATTGAAATGGCAACCAAGGCCGGATTCAGACTAGTGGCAACTTCTGAAATCAATGCCAATCCTAAGGACACAAAAGATCATCCAGAAGGTGTGTGGACTTTGCCTCCAACATTAAAACTTGGAGAAAAGGATCGTGAGAAATATCTCTCGATTGGCGAAAGTGACAGAATGACTTTGAAATTTATGAAGCCGAAAAAATAA
- a CDS encoding PAS domain-containing sensor histidine kinase, producing the protein MERNSSLLERPEFLSALFASTNDGIVVCNAEGELTYVNQKAQEFFGGPSGADVIQNWQEHYDMYYPDSKIPIAKEDIPLYRAFKGEVVKNIEIFVCRKGQEPLLFVCNAQPIIGQDGTRLGAIVTFQDITNLRLNKTMAELNNALARSEKRFRAIFEQSPLSIQLLAKSGHTILVNPAYRQLWGVSEEFVQNYILKDFNLLKDKLLEESGQLETIKRAFKGETVGVPEFLYDPAKVGVYDARARWAKGILYPLKNDQDEVQEVVVIHQDVTEQHEVNEIQVFMAHIKSMLISTLDYEEIIRKVGSASIPILADGCAVDLLEGDCIKRLIIKHFDPNIEKLIQKMTDEYPPDLQTPQPTSRVLTTGKPLLTNKLSNEMLKNFCVSQEHVDLMVAIGFNSHIAVPLKIRGRTIGCLNLYNTTERKRFDERDLRTAMELGRHLAVAIDNARLFKDFQSAVRLRDDFISIASHELRTPITSLNLQIEVLNDLINNLGIDTTETQLMKKFLNGTNGQLARLTRLVEDMLDISRISTGKLTLRKKKTNLSEFTKEILGRFADQLKSLQIELKYETSKEVSAEIDPERFEQVITNFMTNAIRYGNKKPIHVNLEEIEDKLILKVQDFGRGIAPEDQERIFKRFERAHTAEDVSGLGLGLFINKQIIEEHGGTVRLMSEMGKGSTFIVELPRV; encoded by the coding sequence ATGGAAAGAAATTCCTCTCTTCTGGAAAGACCAGAATTCCTATCGGCCCTCTTCGCAAGTACCAATGATGGTATTGTTGTCTGTAATGCAGAAGGCGAACTCACTTACGTTAATCAAAAGGCCCAAGAATTCTTTGGAGGCCCTTCTGGGGCAGATGTCATCCAGAACTGGCAAGAGCATTACGACATGTACTATCCGGATAGTAAAATTCCAATAGCCAAAGAAGACATTCCGCTCTACCGCGCCTTCAAAGGTGAAGTCGTTAAAAATATAGAAATATTCGTTTGTAGGAAAGGCCAGGAACCGTTGCTGTTTGTGTGTAATGCTCAGCCTATTATTGGGCAAGACGGCACAAGGCTTGGGGCCATTGTAACGTTTCAAGACATCACAAATCTTCGACTGAATAAAACCATGGCAGAACTCAACAACGCTTTGGCGCGTTCAGAAAAAAGATTCAGAGCGATTTTTGAGCAATCCCCCCTTAGCATTCAACTTCTTGCGAAAAGCGGTCACACTATCCTGGTGAACCCCGCCTATCGTCAACTATGGGGCGTCTCCGAGGAGTTCGTGCAGAATTATATTTTGAAAGATTTCAATCTTCTTAAGGATAAGCTCCTGGAAGAATCGGGCCAGCTTGAAACAATCAAACGTGCGTTTAAAGGTGAAACGGTTGGCGTTCCAGAATTCTTATATGACCCTGCGAAAGTTGGTGTCTATGATGCTCGCGCCAGATGGGCGAAGGGCATTCTGTATCCTCTCAAAAACGATCAAGATGAGGTACAGGAAGTTGTTGTCATTCATCAAGATGTGACGGAACAGCATGAAGTTAACGAAATACAAGTTTTCATGGCCCACATTAAGTCGATGCTCATTTCAACCCTAGACTATGAAGAGATCATCAGAAAGGTGGGTAGTGCCTCCATTCCTATTCTTGCGGACGGATGTGCAGTAGATCTTCTGGAGGGCGATTGTATTAAACGTCTGATCATCAAGCATTTTGATCCGAATATCGAAAAGCTGATTCAAAAGATGACGGATGAATATCCTCCTGATCTTCAAACGCCTCAACCAACCTCAAGAGTTCTCACTACTGGGAAGCCGCTGCTCACCAATAAGTTAAGTAATGAGATGCTTAAAAACTTCTGCGTTTCTCAAGAGCATGTGGATCTCATGGTTGCCATTGGCTTTAACTCTCATATTGCGGTCCCGCTTAAAATTCGCGGAAGAACCATCGGTTGCTTAAATCTTTACAACACCACAGAACGAAAACGCTTTGATGAGCGAGACCTTCGTACGGCGATGGAACTCGGCAGGCATCTGGCGGTCGCAATTGATAATGCCCGCTTATTCAAAGATTTTCAGAGTGCAGTTCGCTTGAGAGATGATTTTATCTCGATTGCTTCACATGAGCTTCGCACTCCTATCACCTCGCTGAACCTTCAAATCGAAGTGTTAAACGATCTCATCAACAATCTCGGGATTGATACGACTGAAACTCAGTTAATGAAAAAGTTCCTTAATGGGACCAATGGCCAATTGGCGAGATTGACCAGACTAGTGGAAGATATGCTGGATATCTCTCGCATCTCAACCGGTAAACTTACACTCAGAAAGAAGAAAACCAACCTTTCAGAATTTACTAAAGAGATCCTTGGACGCTTTGCTGATCAGTTGAAGTCACTGCAAATTGAATTAAAATATGAGACCTCTAAAGAGGTCTCTGCTGAAATTGATCCAGAACGTTTCGAGCAAGTCATCACCAATTTCATGACCAATGCCATTCGCTATGGAAATAAAAAACCAATTCATGTGAATCTCGAAGAGATTGAAGATAAGCTAATATTAAAGGTCCAAGACTTCGGACGTGGAATTGCTCCTGAGGATCAAGAAAGAATCTTTAAACGCTTTGAGCGTGCTCACACAGCAGAAGACGTAAGTGGTCTGGGATTAGGTCTATTTATCAATAAACAAATTATTGAGGAACATGGCGGAACTGTGCGGTTAATGAGTGAAATGGGTAAAGGCTCTACATTTATTGTTGAGCTTCCGAGGGTTTAA
- a CDS encoding FHA domain-containing protein — MSSLIIKITQNGSSKEYLFNKLGPIIIGSDKRCDLVLDDAHIEPKILEIKVSGGNIFVKEVGARAQIYLDSVILPFREETRYHDGSCLTLKNANYQIHISRKEEEALEPPPFFEGEFKERLDRMNLKIREREFELKILDASQEKKKNQLLDIEDKYHKHANEKSKLEVEVGALKTQKEILTQEIRKNTDKNRDEEEKIIQLREFVKRLENEERGLKDTIVAQNLVLTNLKDEREKKSKEVDNQRVLLANLQLDSTQLEEQIKELSIQQENQEREIQDEGLKVQKILTNSDAALRESARIQGHMAQIMKEKAVLDHEVKDVQDEVNKLEAQRKEAVSKLNDLKVQIHNEEAHARKIQEEIKKETEEESNLKIINGELRAELVKAEEKLSLKKNQLNQLDFQNQDASRKLSTINFELERASLRLKELTSEERAHELKMLAIREDMQNLSRKAGDDRKNLYKEIEDEKTKLGVEVNALRGLIEEGEREKAKTDAEHGLLKIQIEELHSKQRNLHKEKAVLEAQVAELHVNKKQTETQIQELKSETMKMEHEKGRAHRELTQLQIKLMDCETQIKEKQEAARIEMENYKRDERSKILAEKEVYLAEVEAFKQKSMIEVEAEYRRKQNDIHQMKNLAQEQVEQIISEARKIEAEITREANKRLKEATLDAQERESSSHNRIKQAQDYFKEKEAEAEEIVTKARLESRELVKRTEMELLDDLGKRKQKVKNFLKMKQETGLIHIKNMTDQHVAKLRRDEDKSHQKLEEIKRKELKKIARIREEELSRQGELKDSAMKELKTEKEKIQRQIADLKKQQETELADKKKTMLEHINSTKFNQQKMWEEELRKEKELFQRTKKDRILNATQAVMNVLVAETGSQGEKEQQIRDKIRSTLEMAIDGQNANAMKEVEQVLDFNPMKRKKVIPVIKKYTLRVGIPAAVAIVLLADIGSVRTKLVEATKEGMKQRNSASEMYVTQQKTEWKAKHTYNPETTPGYKATFVDNIIYTTDFEKVMDNEEFQNDWILKVHDFMVKDLELSEDVAISYISSEGTLIKELGVARKDLHPQHLDVGMKKLTDLETTHLGWLKEKITDPAKVEKFAAFRKEYFDKFYNEKFKSDRGIATEAPKP, encoded by the coding sequence GTGTCATCACTCATAATTAAAATTACCCAGAACGGGTCATCGAAAGAGTATCTGTTCAATAAGTTGGGGCCGATCATTATCGGCTCCGACAAACGTTGTGACCTGGTTCTGGATGATGCTCATATTGAACCAAAGATTCTTGAGATCAAGGTAAGTGGCGGTAACATTTTCGTAAAAGAAGTTGGTGCTCGAGCACAAATCTACCTTGATTCAGTCATCCTTCCTTTTCGAGAAGAGACTCGATATCATGATGGTAGTTGTCTGACTTTAAAGAACGCCAATTACCAGATCCATATTTCAAGAAAAGAGGAAGAGGCACTGGAGCCACCTCCATTTTTTGAAGGTGAATTCAAAGAACGCCTGGATCGCATGAATCTGAAAATTCGTGAGCGCGAATTTGAGTTGAAAATCCTTGATGCTTCTCAAGAAAAAAAGAAAAATCAACTCCTAGATATTGAAGATAAGTACCACAAGCATGCAAATGAAAAAAGCAAACTTGAAGTAGAGGTCGGAGCTCTTAAAACTCAAAAAGAGATCCTGACCCAAGAGATTCGTAAAAACACAGATAAGAATCGTGATGAGGAAGAGAAAATCATCCAGCTTCGCGAGTTTGTGAAACGACTTGAAAATGAAGAGCGTGGTCTAAAGGATACCATTGTTGCCCAAAATCTTGTTCTTACCAATTTAAAAGATGAAAGAGAAAAGAAAAGCAAAGAAGTAGATAACCAACGTGTCCTTCTTGCAAATCTCCAACTCGATAGCACTCAATTAGAAGAGCAGATTAAGGAACTATCGATTCAACAGGAAAACCAGGAAAGAGAAATTCAGGATGAGGGCCTTAAGGTTCAAAAGATCCTGACCAATTCTGATGCGGCCTTACGCGAAAGCGCAAGAATCCAGGGTCACATGGCCCAGATCATGAAAGAGAAGGCCGTTCTTGATCATGAAGTAAAAGACGTTCAAGATGAGGTCAATAAATTAGAGGCCCAACGTAAAGAAGCAGTCTCAAAACTGAATGATCTTAAAGTTCAGATCCATAACGAAGAGGCACACGCCCGTAAAATTCAGGAAGAAATCAAAAAAGAAACTGAGGAAGAAAGTAACCTCAAAATTATCAATGGCGAGTTAAGGGCAGAGCTGGTTAAGGCAGAAGAGAAGCTTTCTCTTAAAAAGAACCAGTTGAACCAACTTGATTTCCAAAATCAGGACGCCTCAAGAAAACTTTCAACCATTAACTTTGAGCTAGAAAGAGCATCACTACGTTTGAAAGAACTGACATCTGAAGAACGTGCTCATGAGCTTAAGATGCTTGCCATCCGTGAAGACATGCAAAATCTTTCACGCAAAGCAGGTGATGATAGAAAAAATCTTTATAAAGAAATCGAAGATGAAAAGACCAAGCTCGGAGTTGAAGTTAATGCCCTTCGCGGTCTAATCGAAGAAGGCGAAAGAGAAAAGGCAAAAACTGATGCTGAACACGGTCTTTTAAAAATTCAGATAGAGGAACTCCATTCAAAACAACGCAATCTTCATAAAGAGAAGGCGGTACTTGAGGCCCAGGTCGCAGAACTTCATGTTAATAAGAAGCAAACTGAGACTCAGATTCAGGAACTAAAATCTGAAACGATGAAGATGGAGCATGAAAAAGGCCGTGCTCACCGTGAATTGACACAGCTTCAAATTAAACTGATGGACTGTGAAACTCAGATCAAAGAAAAACAAGAGGCCGCTCGAATCGAAATGGAGAATTATAAGCGTGATGAACGCTCGAAAATCCTGGCAGAGAAAGAAGTTTATCTGGCCGAAGTTGAGGCCTTTAAGCAAAAGTCCATGATCGAAGTGGAAGCTGAATATCGTCGTAAACAAAACGACATTCATCAAATGAAAAACTTGGCCCAAGAGCAAGTTGAGCAAATTATCAGTGAGGCCAGAAAGATTGAGGCCGAGATCACTCGTGAGGCCAATAAACGCTTAAAAGAAGCGACTCTTGATGCCCAGGAAAGAGAGTCTTCTTCTCATAACCGTATTAAACAGGCCCAAGACTATTTCAAAGAGAAAGAAGCCGAAGCTGAGGAGATTGTTACTAAAGCTCGCTTGGAGTCCCGTGAGCTTGTCAAACGCACGGAAATGGAACTTCTGGATGATTTAGGGAAACGCAAACAGAAGGTCAAAAACTTCCTGAAGATGAAACAGGAGACTGGTCTCATTCATATCAAAAACATGACTGACCAGCATGTGGCAAAACTTAGAAGGGACGAAGATAAGAGTCATCAAAAACTAGAAGAAATTAAGCGCAAGGAACTCAAAAAGATTGCCCGCATTCGTGAAGAAGAACTTAGCCGCCAAGGCGAGTTGAAAGATTCAGCGATGAAGGAATTGAAGACCGAGAAAGAAAAGATTCAACGCCAAATTGCTGATCTCAAAAAACAACAAGAAACTGAGCTTGCTGATAAAAAGAAAACTATGCTTGAGCACATCAACTCGACCAAGTTTAATCAGCAAAAGATGTGGGAGGAAGAGCTTCGTAAAGAAAAGGAACTCTTTCAGCGAACTAAGAAAGACCGTATTCTTAATGCTACTCAAGCTGTCATGAACGTCCTTGTGGCCGAAACCGGATCCCAAGGTGAAAAAGAACAACAGATCCGTGATAAAATTCGTTCGACACTTGAGATGGCAATTGATGGTCAAAATGCGAACGCGATGAAGGAAGTAGAGCAGGTACTTGACTTCAATCCTATGAAACGCAAAAAAGTCATACCTGTTATTAAGAAATATACACTTCGTGTTGGTATTCCTGCTGCTGTTGCGATCGTCCTTCTTGCCGATATTGGTTCAGTTCGTACTAAACTGGTTGAGGCCACGAAAGAGGGAATGAAGCAACGTAACTCTGCTTCTGAGATGTATGTAACTCAACAGAAGACCGAATGGAAGGCCAAGCACACTTATAATCCTGAAACGACACCAGGTTATAAAGCGACGTTTGTGGATAACATTATCTACACCACAGATTTTGAAAAAGTGATGGATAATGAAGAGTTTCAGAATGATTGGATTCTAAAAGTTCACGATTTTATGGTTAAAGACCTTGAGCTTTCGGAAGATGTTGCGATCAGCTACATCTCTTCGGAAGGCACTCTTATCAAAGAGCTTGGGGTTGCACGTAAAGATCTTCACCCTCAACATCTCGATGTCGGCATGAAGAAACTTACAGATCTTGAGACGACACATCTGGGATGGTTGAAGGAGAAAATTACTGACCCGGCAAAAGTCGAAAAATTTGCGGCCTTCCGTAAAGAGTACTTTGATAAGTTCTACAACGAGAAATTCAAATCCGATCGTGGCATTGCCACGGAGGCTCCGAAGCCTTAA
- a CDS encoding helix-turn-helix domain-containing protein gives MLKNSKKIVEKLIGPVTVGSLLKGFRMTHELSLDDMCKKLKLTKPMLQRIESGKHHLTLKEVVSITKKLDEPKHVYARVWCEEQARLVGLDFDDLIKVI, from the coding sequence ATGTTGAAGAACTCAAAAAAAATCGTCGAAAAATTAATTGGCCCAGTTACGGTAGGATCTCTTTTGAAGGGGTTCCGCATGACTCATGAGCTTTCTCTTGATGATATGTGCAAGAAACTTAAGCTCACTAAGCCCATGCTTCAAAGAATTGAATCAGGTAAGCATCACCTAACCTTAAAAGAAGTTGTGTCCATCACTAAAAAGCTGGATGAACCCAAACACGTCTACGCTCGCGTTTGGTGCGAAGAGCAGGCCCGTTTGGTTGGACTTGATTTTGATGATCTTATAAAAGTCATCTGA
- a CDS encoding enoyl-ACP reductase FabI — translation MKLLEGKKALILGLANDRSIAWGITKAFKEQGASIALSYMNDAIKKRVEPLAQEIGADFIFEMDVTNDAHYPSMREAVEKNWGKFDIIVHSLAFADKEDLSREFVHTSRKGFAMACDISAFSLVGVTDALHDLMNDNGSIISMTYYGSQKVVKNYNVMGVAKAALEASTRYLAYDLGPRGIKVNCISAGPIKTLAASGISGFRGLLSQVEEIAPMKKNVTPEDCGGAAVYLASHLSGGVTGQVLYVDSGLNILGGF, via the coding sequence ATGAAACTTCTTGAAGGCAAGAAAGCCCTTATCCTAGGCCTAGCGAATGATCGCTCTATCGCTTGGGGAATTACAAAAGCATTTAAAGAACAGGGAGCATCGATTGCTCTATCTTATATGAATGATGCCATTAAAAAGCGTGTTGAACCACTTGCTCAGGAAATCGGTGCAGACTTTATCTTTGAAATGGATGTGACGAACGACGCTCATTATCCTTCAATGAGAGAAGCCGTAGAAAAAAACTGGGGCAAGTTCGATATTATCGTTCATTCCCTAGCATTCGCCGACAAAGAAGATCTGTCGCGTGAATTCGTTCACACCAGCCGCAAAGGTTTTGCGATGGCCTGTGATATTTCAGCTTTCTCACTTGTTGGTGTGACTGATGCTCTTCATGATCTCATGAATGATAACGGTTCAATCATCAGCATGACTTATTACGGTTCACAAAAAGTAGTGAAGAACTACAACGTAATGGGTGTAGCAAAAGCGGCTCTGGAAGCTTCTACACGTTACCTGGCATATGACCTGGGTCCTCGTGGCATTAAAGTAAACTGTATCTCGGCGGGTCCGATTAAGACCCTTGCTGCTTCTGGTATCTCCGGTTTCAGAGGTCTTCTTTCTCAGGTTGAAGAAATTGCTCCGATGAAGAAGAACGTTACTCCTGAAGACTGCGGTGGTGCTGCAGTTTATCTTGCCTCTCACCTTTCAGGTGGAGTGACTGGACAGGTTCTATACGTTGACTCTGGATTAAATATCCTCGGCGGTTTCTAA
- a CDS encoding DUF309 domain-containing protein — MFDLEHLKKMEEGVQLFNEQKYWECHEALEDLWMEDRQDPTRNVYWAVIQVAAACIHYRDSNLIGARGMIYKAKEKFRRCRDQHILTDITFKFLDWQELEDIVMKIPDGTTSTLQDFADLFEFRFKHYSAEGKL, encoded by the coding sequence GTGTTCGACCTCGAACATTTAAAAAAAATGGAAGAGGGCGTCCAACTCTTCAATGAGCAAAAATATTGGGAATGCCATGAAGCTCTTGAGGATTTATGGATGGAGGATCGTCAGGATCCTACAAGAAATGTCTACTGGGCGGTCATTCAGGTGGCCGCCGCCTGTATCCACTACCGCGATTCAAATCTCATTGGTGCCCGTGGCATGATCTATAAAGCGAAAGAAAAGTTTCGCCGTTGCCGGGATCAGCATATACTTACAGATATAACTTTTAAGTTTCTTGATTGGCAGGAGCTAGAAGATATTGTGATGAAGATCCCTGACGGGACAACCTCCACACTTCAAGACTTTGCCGATCTTTTTGAATTCCGTTTTAAGCACTACTCAGCAGAAGGTAAACTATGA
- a CDS encoding EI24 domain-containing protein: MKGILKAFPMAFKMILTDPVNFVLSIFPTVMALALYLFTIVSAYRNSDRLVAFFRGYIYTSDQATFLATLVTGILMIFLFFVMSWTFVIVVGIIAAPFNSLLSSRIETKLVQKVYMDEDQSKALAQVKMSMGQTFKNEAKKLVFIGIVAVMAFLLNLFPLFYPLGVFLVATLVAVQFVDYSWSRRNMHFGECLKDVFKNIIPYSISGAIFLLLVAIPIVNAFIPALATSYFTVLFLYRQKKIELAP, encoded by the coding sequence ATGAAAGGTATTTTGAAAGCGTTCCCAATGGCCTTTAAGATGATTCTTACTGACCCAGTGAATTTCGTGCTTTCAATCTTTCCTACCGTCATGGCCCTTGCTCTTTATCTTTTTACGATCGTTTCGGCCTATCGTAACTCTGATCGCTTAGTTGCTTTCTTTCGTGGCTACATTTACACCTCTGATCAGGCAACATTTCTGGCGACTCTTGTAACTGGTATCCTCATGATCTTTCTTTTCTTCGTCATGAGCTGGACTTTCGTAATTGTCGTGGGAATTATCGCGGCACCATTTAACTCACTCTTGAGTAGCCGCATCGAAACGAAACTAGTTCAAAAAGTGTACATGGATGAAGATCAATCGAAAGCACTGGCACAAGTAAAGATGAGCATGGGTCAGACCTTTAAGAACGAGGCCAAGAAGCTTGTGTTTATTGGAATCGTGGCGGTGATGGCCTTCCTTCTAAATCTTTTCCCATTGTTCTATCCACTAGGAGTTTTCCTGGTTGCGACTTTGGTGGCAGTTCAATTTGTGGATTATTCTTGGTCACGCCGAAATATGCATTTTGGGGAATGCTTGAAAGATGTTTTTAAAAACATCATTCCTTATTCGATTTCAGGGGCGATCTTCCTGCTTCTGGTGGCGATCCCAATCGTTAATGCTTTTATTCCGGCACTTGCGACCAGTTACTTCACTGTTCTGTTCTTATATCGTCAAAAGAAAATTGAACTCGCTCCTTAA
- a CDS encoding DUF5996 family protein — protein sequence MMNLTWPTLEYSEWKDTYETLHRWTQIVGKLRLCKSPWCNHSWNTTLYVTSRGLSTSAIPLGQRNLTVDFDFHDHQLIFQDSVGKSFVLLLQNETVASFYERFLEALKIMDVEPNFDPVPNEVSDGIPFAEDTVHRTYDPLKAHNFFQALVRVNNIFQEFRTDFVGKSSPVHFFWGSFDLAITRFSGRRAPEHPGGIPNLPNDVVREAYSHEEMSCGFWPGNEMYPHAAFYSYAYPEPDHFSKAKVMPPEAIYNQDLHEFILPYETVRTSLEPAATLMSFLESSYRAAANLGHWDRDMLEVSPYLYRLKERVQFSFDDIRTEQ from the coding sequence ATGATGAATCTAACATGGCCAACACTTGAGTATTCTGAATGGAAAGACACTTATGAGACCCTTCATCGTTGGACTCAGATTGTAGGTAAGCTGCGACTGTGTAAATCGCCTTGGTGCAATCATTCTTGGAACACTACTCTTTATGTGACCTCCAGGGGCCTATCGACTTCGGCCATTCCTCTGGGTCAAAGAAATCTTACGGTCGATTTTGATTTTCATGATCATCAGCTGATCTTCCAGGACAGTGTGGGTAAAAGTTTTGTTCTTCTTCTACAAAATGAAACCGTCGCATCTTTTTATGAGCGCTTTTTGGAAGCGCTTAAGATCATGGACGTAGAACCAAACTTTGATCCAGTTCCCAATGAAGTTTCAGATGGAATTCCTTTTGCCGAAGACACTGTACATAGAACTTACGATCCTCTTAAGGCCCATAACTTTTTTCAGGCACTCGTAAGAGTGAATAATATTTTCCAGGAATTTAGAACCGACTTTGTGGGTAAGAGCAGCCCAGTACATTTCTTCTGGGGAAGTTTTGATCTGGCAATCACCCGCTTCTCAGGGAGAAGAGCGCCGGAACATCCAGGCGGCATACCAAATCTTCCAAACGATGTGGTAAGAGAGGCCTATTCGCATGAAGAGATGAGTTGTGGCTTCTGGCCGGGTAACGAGATGTATCCTCATGCTGCCTTCTATAGCTATGCCTATCCAGAGCCTGATCACTTTTCAAAGGCGAAGGTCATGCCTCCTGAAGCAATCTATAATCAAGACCTGCATGAATTTATCCTGCCCTATGAAACAGTGAGAACCTCGCTGGAGCCGGCGGCAACCTTGATGAGCTTTTTAGAATCAAGTTATCGAGCGGCCGCGAACCTCGGTCACTGGGACCGCGATATGCTGGAAGTAAGTCCTTATCTTTATCGTCTTAAGGAGCGAGTTCAATTTTCTTTTGACGATATAAGAACAGAACAGTGA